A portion of the Fibrobacterota bacterium genome contains these proteins:
- a CDS encoding class I SAM-dependent methyltransferase, which translates to MTNPFARIHSACRFCGAPLEETFSDLGMAPPCQSQVSPANENRAEAFYPLHAFVCGKCLLVQIPEYVSPQEIFTEYAYFSSFSDSWLKHVKAYSDQMVERFGFGPKSQVIELASNDGYLLQWFKEKGIPVLGVEPAANVAQSAIKKGIPTVVKFFGRKTAQEVAQEHGKADLLLGNNVLAHVPDLMDFVGGMKILLKPDGVITMEFPHLLQLMDQNQFDTIYHEHFSYFSFFVVEKVFAHHGITLFDVEEIPTHGGSLRIYGRHAEDASKPVGPRVAALKAKEEKAGLFKPEGYLAFGEKVKETKRQVLEFLIQAKREGKRIVHYGAAGKSNTLLNYCGIRTDFIDYAVDRNPYKQGNYLPGSRIPVYPPEKIRETKPDYLFIGVWNLKDEIISQTSYIREWGGRWVVPIPKTFVID; encoded by the coding sequence ATGACGAACCCGTTCGCGCGCATCCATTCGGCCTGCCGTTTTTGCGGCGCACCCCTGGAAGAAACCTTTTCCGACCTCGGGATGGCCCCGCCTTGCCAAAGCCAGGTCTCCCCGGCCAACGAGAACCGGGCCGAGGCCTTCTACCCCCTGCACGCCTTCGTATGCGGAAAGTGCCTGTTGGTGCAAATCCCCGAATACGTGAGCCCGCAGGAAATCTTCACCGAATACGCGTATTTCTCCTCCTTTTCGGATTCATGGCTCAAGCACGTGAAAGCCTATTCCGACCAGATGGTGGAGCGGTTCGGCTTCGGTCCCAAAAGCCAGGTGATCGAATTGGCCAGCAACGACGGATACCTGCTGCAATGGTTCAAGGAGAAGGGGATTCCGGTGTTGGGCGTGGAGCCCGCCGCCAACGTCGCCCAGAGCGCCATCAAGAAGGGCATCCCCACCGTGGTCAAGTTCTTCGGGCGCAAAACCGCCCAGGAAGTGGCCCAAGAACATGGCAAGGCCGATCTGCTCCTCGGCAACAACGTGCTGGCCCACGTTCCCGATCTGATGGACTTCGTGGGGGGGATGAAGATCCTGCTCAAGCCCGACGGCGTCATCACCATGGAATTCCCGCATCTGCTCCAGCTCATGGATCAGAACCAGTTCGATACCATCTACCATGAGCATTTCTCCTATTTCTCATTTTTCGTGGTCGAAAAGGTTTTCGCCCACCATGGCATCACCCTCTTCGACGTGGAAGAGATTCCCACCCATGGGGGCTCTTTGCGCATCTACGGCCGGCACGCCGAGGATGCCTCCAAACCCGTCGGTCCCCGGGTGGCCGCGCTCAAAGCCAAGGAAGAAAAAGCCGGCTTGTTCAAGCCCGAGGGTTACCTCGCCTTCGGGGAGAAAGTCAAGGAGACCAAACGCCAGGTGCTGGAATTCCTCATCCAGGCCAAGCGGGAGGGGAAACGCATCGTGCATTACGGGGCCGCGGGCAAATCGAACACCTTGCTTAATTATTGCGGCATCCGTACCGATTTCATAGACTACGCCGTGGACCGCAACCCTTACAAGCAAGGCAATTACCTGCCCGGTTCCCGCATTCCGGTCTATCCCCCCGAAAAAATCCGGGAAACCAAGCCCGATTACCTTTTCATCGGCGTCTGGAACCTGAAAGACGAGATCATATCCCAGACTTCCTACATCCGCGAGTGGGGAGGACGTTGGGTGGTTCCCATCCCCAAGACCTTCGTCATCGACTAA